The following is a genomic window from Anopheles aquasalis chromosome 3, idAnoAquaMG_Q_19, whole genome shotgun sequence.
GCGAACGTTTCGCAAGAGTCCTGTGAGCTCGGATCACATAAATCCGTCCGATCGGACGAAGGATACCAGACGGAGGATTGCAACGGGTTGCTAGCCTCCGCGCAGGCATCGCGACCGATCCGACCGATGGGCCCACTGGCATCGGCAATGAAGGCCACAAAGTCAACGCAACGCCGTCGTAGCAATTCCGTTTCGAGCCAAGCGATGACCCCCAGCAAGAAGCAATCGCAAACCCAAAGTGCGCTGCTGTTTGGCATGAAAGGGAAGCAGACGCCCGCGGTTAGTAAGAGCATCTTCGCTCAGCCTCAGGAACGGATGTCTCGGCTAAAAATGCGTACACCGATGCCGGAACAGGCGATGCGACCACGGGCTCAAGCCGTCAGTACGGATCGCGGTATAAGCCAGATTACGCTGAAGGTGAACCCGAACACGCCGTTAACGTTCATGCGGCATCCGCGGGTCGGTGAGAGTGTCTTTTCGCAAACCGGCAGTCCCGTTGTGAATGCTACCGCCTACCGGCAAACGCGTCACATCAACATTCCGGTACCGAACGGGATGCTTGCGTTGCAGTCGGATGAGTTGCACGATGAGATGGTTCCGGAGGTGCTACCCCATCTAGACTCGGACACGATGCAGTATCTGAAGGGGTTAAAGAATAGTTTGGATAAGATTATGCGCTACGCCGAGGATTGCAATTACCACATGAACCAATGAGGCTTTAACGGATGGCAAGAGATGCGTTTAATAGTAAAATTACGGATCACAACTGCCACTGAAACTTGCTCTTTGTGTGATATATTTTTGATAGCTAATGTTTtgtgaataaataattttcttttgcataaactggcgttttgttcgttcacaagtttttgattttgttaaaaatattctatttttatatttgtttGATGAGTATAATTAGCTGGCCAACGATTTCGATGTTATTTCCAGCGGAAATATAACGCCACGCTATttctttcattccattccagcagtCCGCAGGTGTTGCGGATGAGCGTTGTTGGTGGGGCTAGAGTGGTTGGGATCGGCAGGTGCGATCACGATTGCAACTTGACCCCCTCGTGATCTTCATCGATTCCCATTCCGCGGGCAGATAAATGAGCTCATCTGCTTGCATGGCTAAAGGCATGGGTCATAAAAGACTACTCTCAGCAGAAGGAATGGATGAAAGGACCAGAGGAACCTGCTCACGATCGTCCTTCACTAGCCCCTGGGTCTAGACATTCTACCGGCGGATTATGAATGGCATGTCGGATGGATAAGAATACTACATGAGTCGAAGGAGGAATAATCAAAAAGATGAGATGCATCATCACTTACCACCAACCATCTTCCGTGACAGTGTTGGGGAGATTTCGCAGGTAAGTATGTGGAGCCGAGGGATTGCGCAAATCGTGCGCGGACCTCTCTTTATTATCCACAGTCTACTACtacctcttcctctccctgtTACACTGCCGTGACCAGGATTCGAACCTGGGTTACTACGGCCACAACGTAGGGTCCTAACCACTAGACGATCACGGCTACAGATGGTGGCTTACAATGTAGGCTCCGAGCACCAGCCACGTGCCAACCACGACCCACTGAAATTAAGTGAAAGGTCTGCATGAGACCAAGCCGAGTGTCTTGAGAGAAAGTGAGGTAATCAGAGCAGAAAGAGGCACAAGCATGGGTTGGTCAAAATGCACCAACGCTGATGCTTTCCATGGGTTTATCTGACCGCGAGTCTCAGCGAATGCTCCAGCTTGCAGGCAACACTTTTTGGTCGACCTTACGAATGCAATTACAACGAAGAAAGGTGGGGTTGAGCTGAGAGAGTAACTGGGTGGCAGCCTCCCAATCGTTGGGTATAAATAGAAACTCTTTCTTGGTGGGGCTGACTAAACCAGCTGAGAATGTGATTTCGTATTTCATCTGTGTGCAATTGATAGTCTTCGATGATAGTTTGCattgaaataaaaagcaaacatcATTCTTGAACTGTTTCAAAAATAGTCTAGATTgcaaaattaatatttttgtGGATGCAAAAATAGATTCCAGctgtttccgcccgggatcgaaccgggggccttccgcgtgttaggcggatgtgataaccactacaccacggaaacACATGtctattgtttattgtttgtaattgaaaaaaaataatacgcCAGATTACAACCGCTTTTAAACTGACTCTTTCGAAGACGTTTCGAAGCGTTGGTATTATATGAGACTTTCGGCAAACATTGCTAAGCGCTGCTGGTGATTCGTGTATACCGATAGCACAAGCGGCGCAATTCCCCTTGATGAAATGATAGGCTCGATGCTATTGCATGAATCACAAGCAGCGCAATTGTTATTTGTAATTGCCGAAATTACCCAGATTCTCTTTCAAAGAACTTCTCGCCATCATCAAATGTTACAATGCTGCGGTTAAGAAGAGATGTTTTGTATTTGGCACATGAATTCAGTTCTTGCTTAATCGCGCTACTTGAATCAAGTTTAGCAGTTGTACAAGATGTGTGGATATAATTCCAGATGCTTGCAGCAAATGTATTAGATGCCAAACACCATCAGcttcaacgaaacaaaactgaaaaTCTCTCTAATATAATGTACTACAGGTTGGTGTATATGCTACACAGCTATATGTTGTTTTCGGGGAGCTGATATTAGCTACTGAATACTTAGTGCGGAGCACAAACTGTGTTTTCTGTCGAATGATTCGTGTAGCAAcacccagtagcagcagtttcGCTGCGTGTAGGTAAGCCGGGGGAAAACCTGGCGAGTCTCTTCTATTCTAACATTGCTCAGTTATATTTTCCTATTCCGTACAAACCCTTATTCAAAATCCTTAGTAAATAATGAACACCAAATTTAATTGAACAGTTATTTGATTGAACTGTAACTGTCCTTATCAAAAAAGAGAGATGTATAGATAACATCAATGCCACCAAATAAGAGATTacttatgtttttttctattacaaacaataaacaatagaCATGTgtttccgtggtgtagtggttatcacatccgcctaacacgcggaaggcccccggttcgatcccgggcggaaacagCTGGAATCTATTTTTGCATCCACAAACATATTAATTTTGCAATCTAGACTATTTTTGAAACAGTTCAAGAATgatgtttgctttttatttcaatGCAAACTATCATCGAAGACTATCAATTGCACACAGATGAAATACGAAATCACATTCTCAGCTGGTTTAGTCAGCCCCACCAAGAAAGAGTTTCTATTTATACCCAACGATTGGGAGGCTGCCACCCAGTTACTCTCTCAGCTCAACCCCACCTTTCTTCGTTGTAATTGCATTCGTAAGGTCGACCAAAAAGTGTTGCCTGCAAGCTGGAGCATTCGCTGAGACTCGCGGTCAGATAAACCCATGGAAAGCATCAGCGTTGGTGCATTTTGACCAACCCATGCTTGTGCCCCTTTCTGCTCTGATTACCTCACTTTCTCTCAAGACACTCGACTTGGTCTCATGCAGACCTTTCACTGAATTTCAGTGGGTCGTGGTTGGCACCTGGCTGGTGCTCGGAGCCTGCATTGTAAGCCACCATCTGTAGCCGTGATCGTCTAGTGGTTAGGACCCTACGTTGTGGCCGTAGTAACCCAGGTTCGAATCCTGGTCACGGCAGTGTAAacgggagaggaagagggtaGTAGTAGACTGTGGATATGAAGAGAGGTACGCACGATTTGCTGCGCAATCCCCTCGGTTCCACATACTGCTTACCTGCGAAATCTCCCCAACACTGTCACGGAAGATGGTTGGTGGTAAGTGATGATGCATCTCATCTTTTTGATTATTCCTCCTTCGACTCATGTAGTATTCTTATCCATCCAACATACCATTCATAATCCGCCGGTAGAATGTCTAGACCCAGGGGCTAGTGAAGGACGATCGTGAGCAGTTCCTCTGGTCCTTTCATCCATTCCTTCTACTCAGAGTAGTCTTTTATGACCCATGCCTTTAGCCATGCAAGCAGATGAGCTCATATATCTGCCCACGGAATGGGAATCGATGAAGATCACGAGGGGGTCAAGTTGCAATCGTGATCGCACCTGCCGATCCCAACCACTCTAGCCCCACCAACAACGCTCATCCGCAAAACCTGCGGAATGTAAGAAATAGCGCGGCGTTATATTTCCGCTGGAAATAACATCGAAATCGTTGGCCAGCTAATGCCAGCTCGTGCTATAAATACAACTACAGCGATCGTTAGATAGATCGGCCGCCACAACACCGGCGATAGTGTTTTGATGCTTTACACGAGATAGCCGTGCGCGATCTGTCTTTTGTGCTATTAAACAGAGAACTAGCCAGGACTGGACTGGCCCAAGCTGCGTGACCGCCCAAGCAGCCGGCTGCGTGTTAGTCCTTGACCACAATTTGAACTCCAGCCTCGGTCAGCCGACCCAAGTTGGAAGTGATCTTGATCTTGAACGACAACGACCGACTCGGGACGACGATGGAGcgatcatgatgctgctgctgctcctacggTGAAGATCATCGTGTGCGCTTATTAATGTCGAATCTCCACGTCCACACCGTCCGcggttttctggttttttcgAAAGGCACTGAGTTTTATGGTTATGTTTCCCGTGGGGCCCTCTGGGTTTGCTTTCGTTCCCTCGATCGtcctccactttttttttgcgacgaGCCGTACCGCGAGCGCTAGTGATGTATGTTCGCGCAATCGCGGAGAGCATGGATTTTTATGGTGTGCAACGATCAGCATCAGAGATCAGCGGACTGGATGTGACCTGATGATAGTCGCTcagccgatgatggtggtggtggtggtactggacAGTGGCTGGTTAAAAAGTGATTTGTCATTTCGTCGTCTTCTGCCGCTCTGTGCCCTGGATATAAAGCATCATAATGAGCGAGCTAATGTGGCAGACGGCAGCAGCGATGTAAGAGCAACACCGGCGAACACGCCCCATCGCCAAGAGGTATATCATTACGCtaagtgtgtgcctgtgtttgtaGCTTATGCTGGAGTTTATGATAGTGTTTCTTAAAAGGAGCGAAACAATTTGGATTggcaatttgtttttccttctttttgttttttaatcgGGCTACGCCTCACACTCGCTGCTTGCTGGTTCTATTCGTGGGAATGTGGAGCattacgttttttttgtcttcttggCTTTGCTTTAACCGACGCAGATATTGtccttgggttttttttaaaatagtttTACTAAACTTATGCCAATCCAATCGATTATATAGACCACAAGTTCTGCAAGGAAGAGCGGAATAACTCTCACTACTCGCGAACGCTTTATG
Proteins encoded in this region:
- the LOC126579346 gene encoding borealin-like; translated protein: MVRTKISSKNAAKRNRGSQQEERYLNAMRELEIVNDTIAISIEEKYHAEMEKLNYTFNMLRSRIPKEVLQMTVGELRRSDNKHFVDVLNATSFKMGEPSAGDGSANVSQESCELGSHKSVRSDEGYQTEDCNGLLASAQASRPIRPMGPLASAMKATKSTQRRRSNSVSSQAMTPSKKQSQTQSALLFGMKGKQTPAVSKSIFAQPQERMSRLKMRTPMPEQAMRPRAQAVSTDRGISQITLKVNPNTPLTFMRHPRVGESVFSQTGSPVVNATAYRQTRHINIPVPNGMLALQSDELHDEMVPEVLPHLDSDTMQYLKGLKNSLDKIMRYAEDCNYHMNQ